A section of the Babylonia areolata isolate BAREFJ2019XMU chromosome 1, ASM4173473v1, whole genome shotgun sequence genome encodes:
- the LOC143287549 gene encoding microfibril-associated glycoprotein 4-like yields MFQDDCADVYKYGNWNGNGEYHVKPLASSQPFEVHCRHVTSTRTYIMQRKKRKNRESFDRSWADYKDGFGNLEDDFWLGLEKIHKLTNVERSYKLRITIKFVNNSVLSYIYDDFKVTNETTGYRLQYNKVALNDTGDCFYPLLGAPFSTYDHDRDDNQGENCAKTRKGGFWYRGKGCSTCNPHGIVYGQSNGLLTGAADEAFWSSLGELAPFKINMHIVSYDVE; encoded by the exons ATGTTTCAGGATG ACTGCGCTGATGTGTACAAGTACGGGAACTGGAACGGGAATGGGGAATACCACGTGAAGCCTCTCGCCTCTTCACAGCCTTTCGAG GTACATTGCCGACACGTCACCAGCACGCGGACGTACATCAtgcagagaaagaagaggaaaaatcgAGAGAGTTTTGACCGGTCCTGGGCGGACTACAAGGACGGCTTTGGCAATCTGGAGGACGACTTCTGGCTGGGCCTGGAGAAG ATACACAAGCTCACCAACGTTGAACGCTCCTACAAGCTCCGCATCACCATCAAGTTCGTCAACAACTCGGTCCTCAGCTACATTTACGATGACTTCAAAGTCACCAATGAAACCACAGGATACCGTCTGCAGTATAACAAAGTCGCTCTGAACGACACCGGCGACTGCTTCTACCCACTGCTGGGTGCTCCCTTCAGCACCTATGACCACGACAGGGACGACAACCAGGGAGAGAACTGCGCTAAGACTCGCAAAGGGGGCTTCTGGTACCGTGGGAAGGGCTGTAGCACGTGCAACCCACACGGGATCGTCTACGGGCAATCGAATGGCTTGCTGACGGGGGCTGCCGATGAGGCCTTTTGGTCGTCTTTGGGCGAGTTAGCGCCCTTTAAGATCAACATGCACATTGTCTCTTATGACGTGGAGTGA